A segment of the [Limnothrix rosea] IAM M-220 genome:
ACTGCGACTTTTTTACATTGTAATTTTTGATTTTTTAGAGGATTTGAATGATGGCAATTTCTGATGTAACGGAAAAGCTTTTGGCGGCAAAGAAGGCGGCTGGTGTTTCTTTTGCGGATTTGGAGGGGAAAGTGGGCCGTGATGAGGTGTGGATTGCGTCTGTTTTTTATCGTCAAGCGAGTGCTTCTGTGGAGGAGGCGACGAAGATTGTTGAGGCGATCGCCGCTGATGAGTCTTTGATTGAGCCTTTGACGGAATGTCCGGTGAAGGGGGGTTTAGATCCTTTGGTTCCGACTGATCCGCTCATCTACCGTTTTTATGAAATCATGCAGGTTTATGGGATGCCTGTGAAGGCGGTTGTCCATGAGAAGTTTGGGGACGGCATTATGAGTGCGATTGATTTTTCGATTGATGTGGAACGCGAAGAAGATCCGAAGGGCGATCGCGTGAAGGTTATTATGTGCGGTAAGTTCTTGCCCTACAAGAAATGGTAAGGCAGGGCTACTGAGCAAATAATGGTTTGATTGTGGCTGTTGGTGGAAACTGATAGTCACTTTTTTGTGAATTTTTCAGGGTAATCGAGGCTATTTAAAATTATGACTACAACGTCGAAAAAGTTAGTGCCGCCTTTTGATCGGGAGACGGCGATCGCCAAAGTACGGATGGCTGAGAATGCTTGGAATGGTCGCAACCCGGATAGGGTTTGTCTAGCCTACACCGAGGATAGTTTCTGGCGGAATCGGGCGGAAGTTTTTCAGGGTCGGGAAAATATTCGTGAGTTTCTGCGCCGTAAATGGGACAAAGAATTGAACTATCGTCTAGTAAAAGAACTGTGGGTCTACGGCGATGACCGGATTGCGGTGCGGTTTCAATATGAATGGCAGGATGATGCGGGGCAATGGTATCGCGCCTATGGTAATGAAAATTGGGAATTTGACGCAGCGGGTTTGATGCGCCGTCGGGAAGCCAGTATTAATGACAAACCGATTGCTGCATCTGAGCGACGTTTTTTCTGGGATGCACCCGGCGATCGCCCCTTAGATCATCCCGGTTTAATTGATTCTCCCGAA
Coding sequences within it:
- the cynS gene encoding cyanase encodes the protein MAISDVTEKLLAAKKAAGVSFADLEGKVGRDEVWIASVFYRQASASVEEATKIVEAIAADESLIEPLTECPVKGGLDPLVPTDPLIYRFYEIMQVYGMPVKAVVHEKFGDGIMSAIDFSIDVEREEDPKGDRVKVIMCGKFLPYKKW
- a CDS encoding DUF1348 family protein gives rise to the protein MTTTSKKLVPPFDRETAIAKVRMAENAWNGRNPDRVCLAYTEDSFWRNRAEVFQGRENIREFLRRKWDKELNYRLVKELWVYGDDRIAVRFQYEWQDDAGQWYRAYGNENWEFDAAGLMRRREASINDKPIAASERRFFWDAPGDRPLDHPGLIDSPE